One Solenopsis invicta isolate M01_SB chromosome 15, UNIL_Sinv_3.0, whole genome shotgun sequence genomic window, TTTAACCGAAGATTGTGAAACTGACCCTAAGAACTGACCCTAAGGGAGAATTCACACCTTGgcggaaaagcagaaagcagagagCCAATCAGAACTCGCGCTGGTAGTAAACaggtacagtcgtgttcattatagttgcgacactttcttcgatggtttttggaatgtagccttgctcatcgagcggcgaacgtaattggttggatccacaagtaagaaccaatcatgttctcagctcttgttatagttgcgtgttcagagacgcatctaagaaaaagtgtcgcaactataatgaacacgactgtatagtcgtgagctaaaaggttgcaacacattttcttcgattgtttttgaaatgtagacttgctcatcaaacggcgaacgtcattggttcttacctgtggatccaaccaattaagcatcaaaccatctaccatcaaagaaaatgtgttgcacccttttagctcacgactatacagcGCGCTATAGTCGAGTTTGATGAGGTTAACTCGGATTAGCTACTGAACTTTAcctttttatactttattgtgATAAAGGTAATAGGCTTTTTACACAATAAGCTATTCGTCCGTGTCATAAATTATCAGccgtaagaattgatcaatcacagtcgaatattctcttcagatttgactgtgattggtcaatttttatggcttatgacttatgctACCAACTAAAGCCTGTTCTAcgataaaatcaaaaatttgttcATGTCGCATGCTCCAAAAGCACTTGGATCACTTGGATCACCAATCACAACATTAGTTCTAATGCTGTGATTGGTGATAAAAGTGATCCAAGTGCTCTTGTAGCATGCGACGCAAATAAACCTAAACACAAGACCATAAGGTTGTAAGGcgtggttttaagagctcgtaagcaaatgaaaagttttcatttcttacgttacaactttacggtcttgtgtttactgctattatAGAACAGGCAttatagcttattgtagaaagcctataaagaatctcgcacatgaaatgcttAACATAacataaggcttgttttctattcctgcaccagactgcactggaacgttccttcttgctttcactaactttcaaatatatatctatttcattttaagtgtacactaatttagggagttcaggaacagaaaacaaaaggcttgttttctattcctgcactagattgcactggaacgttccttcttgctttcgctaactttgaaacatctatctatttcattttaagtgtatatacacttatttagagagttcaggaacagaaaacaaacggaaacgGATAAGctcaacataagaccgatggaccaatgagcatccaatataaagtcgccatattaagttacataaaatttctattggtCCAGAGATCTTATGTTACGATTATGCTctattatgcatttcatgtgcgaggcccttaaaacTTATTGCAGTCTAGAGTCCTATATAGGCTGCGGTctacttgacgctacaaatgcttcaaagcgtttaattaaccaatcagaacaatgaattttacaaattgaccaatcgacGAATACTttaaagcatttgtagcgtcaagtggaccgtagccataaagagagaagcgacattgatgtccgaagctctgattggtaatctgattgatacttgattggctaagcgagcagccatattgtgaccacagctgtttgtagaatgatacgaatggtgtttgatgacgttagagcggtcccaaaatggcgatAGAGGACttaattggatactgaaggctgtggtgggggttcgatgtcgcttctctctttatgtacacccaagaactttgattctgtccatggggaaattttccaaactgagaagtcgctatctttctacatacttacagtttatgattaacgtaacgaccaataagctctagtcgttttattaatcatgaactgcgagtatgtagaaagtggtgacttctcagtttggaaaatttccccatggacagaatcaaagtccttgggtgtacataggACTCTactgcagtcgaaaacgctatGGGTTTATGCAGTGGTTAGAGCAACCACTgctctttgatggtttttggaatgtatgTAGACTAGCTTATTGAACGACGAACGTAATATTGGTTAATCCACACAGATAAGAACCAATCGACAAACCGATGCGCAACCACTCACTGAAGGCGCTAGTAGCAATTAAATATCATTGGCTGGATCCAAAAGTAAGAACTAATCGTCTTTAATTGCTTCTTAACGCTCTCAGTGAACGGTCGCGCATCTGGATACacccaattacgtttgccgctcgatgagcaaatttacattccaaaaatcatcGAAGAGCAGCAGTGGCTGCGCTAACCATTGCGTAAACGAATGCACCCATATAAAGGGCCTCgtacatgaaatgcataatagagcataagcatagcataaggcctctggaccaatgggaatcttatgtaaatcaatatggcgactttatgctagATGCTTATTGGTTCATCGGTCTTACGCTGTGCtaatggctgtgttccgtttttactggcagtactgaaaatttatagttcacgtcacatatactatacattttcagtactggcagttaatatcggaacacaaccaatgttatgttatgcatttcatgtgcgagacccttaaagggcctcgcacatgaaatgcataacataacataagaacacataagaccgatggaccaatgagcatccagcataaagtcgccatattgatttacataacattctcATTGGTCCAGAGAACTTATGCTAtgtttatgctctgttatgcatttcatgtgcgaggcccttaagatTTAACATACTCCGGGCTCAGGTGTTTACGAACGCAGCTCTAGGGAGAGACTACTTCACGTGCGGTGGTGTGGTGTTTTGAAGAGAAGAGACGGTCAAATGGTGGGAAAAAATCCTTCCATCTGGTATCACTGGTTTGGATTTAGGATCTCCCGATTCTTCCGCGAATACGATGTGATACGATACGATACTCACGATACCCGATTTCACGCTTACCGCATGGTATATAACGTAAAATAGTGTGTATCTCGTACAAGTACAGTTACTTTTCACTATTACTGTAAAATGCGCTGAACAACGAATACAAGGAATCACTGTGGATCAAAGTGTATCTAAACGTGAGTAATGCGTCGACCATACCGACGTCTGCTGACATTCGATTCGTTTTAGGTTATAAAGTTTTAAACGAAATTGTtcttctctcccccccctctctctccctcttttaacaatgattatttcatacatatttatcTCGACAATACAGAACAGCTGTACTCACGCTACCGAATACCTGCAATTTGCACGTTAGTGGATATTATTTCACGTTGTCGACTACTGCATGTAATATGATTATGTGAGTAATATGTGGACGTTCTTAGGAAACGTATTTATACCTTGCACATTTCAGCCAACGGTTGTATCATTTGTAGCGTATATTTGGAAACGTGGAAAAGCTGGAACGTGAATAAACGAGATACggttattaacaaattattagtaTCGAATCTCGACTGTGCGTTACCCTATGGTATCCTCGATATATAGGATGTAACGTTTCCCTATTCATTGAAATTCACGAATTTATcgtatatgatataaaaatttttacaaagtgCAGCGCTATCTATTCTTCGCTACTTGATCGAATAAGTTAAATAAGTACACGTACTTGATATTCGTCAACAACGTGCGACACACCTGAATGTATCGTCTTTGTTTCCGTTTGTGTTTAGAGAAGTGAATCGGCGATATGGCGGAACAACAGCAAACCCCTTCTGGTTTCAAGCACATGTCGTTGGATAAGATTATCGAAGCTATGACTCCAGACTTGGAAGGTTCGAACGGTCATTACGCTCAATTCAGTGTTCCCACGCAACAAACCAGCTCGCGCAATTGGGGAGATTACGTATCTGGACAAGCCCGTCATCATGTTACAAGTCAACCTGTCGTCGCACCGTCGTCGAATCCTGGAATACAACCCATGGGCACACAGATGGGCACGTCTCTGTACATGCAAGATATGTCGAGTTACGATACTGCGACTGCCGATTCGATATACTTTCCATCGCAGACAACGGTAAATCACCTAGGCATTAATGAGAATAACGATTTAATTGGTACCATTGATGTCGGAGGTGGCAACTATATTAACGTCATTTATGGAAACGCCTCTCAGATTATGGCCGAGCAGTGTCGCCTTACAAACATGACACCTTACTCTAATCAAAGTATCGTTAATCAGGAATATGGGCTTTTCGACGATCCACATATAACTGTACCATCCGAGTTGCCGAGTCCAAACTTTAATGGCAAACAGCTAATCGATAATCTAGTTGAAAATTGGGTGCCGAACCAATCCGGTACTTATAGTCCGTTTGGCGGATCTCCCAATATCACACCTGTGCCGCAAGCCGTACGGGACGCGAGAGAGAGCGAGGATTTACCACCTAGAAATATACCATCGGACTCTCAATACAAGAAACCAAGGATGGTGGCCGAAGTGAAACCTATGCGACCTTCTTACTCGGACGTTTTAACGAAATCTGCGCCAACTCCGCCATCACCGTTAACGGTTCAGCCGATGAAGCAAAAAATTGAGGTAATAGGCAAGAAAATCtctaataagaatataaaaactaaaaataagcCTGCGCTGCTGAAAAGACAGAACTCGTCCGGTAGCGACGATCATAATTCTCCGAAAATGCaaattccaagaaaaattttcgaaaagaaTTCTTCCAATCTTCCAAGACGTTGGGTGTCGCTCGACAATCTTGGCTCGCAGTCCGATTCTCGTCAGATAAACGCTTTCGATAGATCGGATCAGTTTTGttccgaaagaaaaaaatctgataaaaaaatatctaagaaAGCGGAAAAAAGCGAGACCCTTAACAATACCAAGATACAAAATAGTAATCCCAAAACTGCGGGAAATATTCCGAAACGTCCGATACAAATCAATAACAATTTGAATACAATCAATACGTCCAGTCAGACGATCTCGTCTGAAAAAGTGGAAAAGAATCAACAAGTCATCAATAAAGTCACTAAAGATGATAAAAAGATGGTCAAGGAAAAGAATCCTAAACGTTTTCAAGGCACGGAGAAGGCCCAGCAACAAATTAAAAAGGGacaaagaaacagaaaaagagaaaacagagAATCTTctattaaagatttatataaaaatttcaataaatacgcGACACGTTGGAGCAAAATtctgttgaaaatattttattggctACTACATTTAATTTCTGATGTAGTTAGCATGAGCGCCAATCTGGTTATTCAGCTGTAAGTATCAGACTTTTTTCTATCTGGCATTGAGACGCGTGCGTACGCGCGTTATTTCGAAGCAACGTTTTCACTTTtcccttttattatttttcagtgGTAAATGCGCTTGGTATCACACCATACTTTATTTCAAGTGTTGGTGGATGTACGTGGCTGtgacattttgtaaaattcgtATTTTAAACGCTATTGGAAAACAATTGGACAATTGGCTCGGCAGTAGTAAATTTGCGTTCTGGCGAAAGATAAACGCTAAGAAGAACGAGGAGAAAGAAGACAGTGGCAGTTGGATTCACGGTGGATTGGAAACCAATATCGCGTTACCTAGCACCGGCGAAGAAGCCATGAAAAGATTACTAGCGTGCAAGGGAAAGGATCCGTACAGCATACTCGGTGTTACTCCAACATGCTCGGATgacgatattaaaaaatattacaagagaCAGGCCTTCTTAGTGCATCCggataaaaataatcagccAGGAGCGGAAGAAGCGTTTAAAATATTGGTACATGCCTTCGATATCATCGGGGAACCGGTAATAAATACATTTCATTTGTAATGGTCTCGTAACGAAAGAATGATGACGAAAATTAGTATCGATCTTTGGTCTTACGATCTAATATAGATTTATTAGTTTCGCCCATTATTTTAGGAACGTAGACAAGCGTTCGATCAGACTAGACAAGTCGAAGCTGCTTGGGGTGAATTGAGTGACTTGCTGTCTCAACTTCATCGAAAAATGGAGCAGGCAGCGAATACGATAAGATGTACAAATTGCGGCTTGAGACACAAACGCAAACCCACGCAACGTCCTTGTTATGCCGCGCGATTTTGCAATCAATGCAAGATACATCACAGTGCGAAAGAAGCGAGTGTCGAATTTATTCTATACATTTATCAGCTATTCGTTTCAgctgaaatttataaattaatcgttaaAACGCTATTCGTACAGGGCGATATCTGGGCAGAGTCTCGTTTAATGGGTTTCCTGTGGCACTATTATGCGTGCATGGAAGGTGCGGTGTACGATGTGACTGAGTGGGCGGCTTGCCAAGCTGGGAATCTCAAACATCTTAGAGCGAATACGCATAGTGTCCAATATAGAATCGTCTTGGGACAAAGATTACCGTCTCAAATGTCCGGTAGCGGTAAAAAGCGGCAACAGATAGATCCGAATACGAGGTA contains:
- the LOC105192810 gene encoding dnaJ homolog dnj-5; protein product: MAEQQQTPSGFKHMSLDKIIEAMTPDLEGSNGHYAQFSVPTQQTSSRNWGDYVSGQARHHVTSQPVVAPSSNPGIQPMGTQMGTSLYMQDMSSYDTATADSIYFPSQTTVNHLGINENNDLIGTIDVGGGNYINVIYGNASQIMAEQCRLTNMTPYSNQSIVNQEYGLFDDPHITVPSELPSPNFNGKQLIDNLVENWVPNQSGTYSPFGGSPNITPVPQAVRDARESEDLPPRNIPSDSQYKKPRMVAEVKPMRPSYSDVLTKSAPTPPSPLTVQPMKQKIEVIGKKISNKNIKTKNKPALLKRQNSSGSDDHNSPKMQIPRKIFEKNSSNLPRRWVSLDNLGSQSDSRQINAFDRSDQFCSERKKSDKKISKKAEKSETLNNTKIQNSNPKTAGNIPKRPIQINNNLNTINTSSQTISSEKVEKNQQVINKVTKDDKKMVKEKNPKRFQGTEKAQQQIKKGQRNRKRENRESSIKDLYKNFNKYATRWSKILLKIFYWLLHLISDVVSMSANLVIQLGKCAWYHTILYFKCWWMYVAVTFCKIRILNAIGKQLDNWLGSSKFAFWRKINAKKNEEKEDSGSWIHGGLETNIALPSTGEEAMKRLLACKGKDPYSILGVTPTCSDDDIKKYYKRQAFLVHPDKNNQPGAEEAFKILVHAFDIIGEPERRQAFDQTRQVEAAWGELSDLLSQLHRKMEQAANTIRCTNCGLRHKRKPTQRPCYAARFCNQCKIHHSAKEGDIWAESRLMGFLWHYYACMEGAVYDVTEWAACQAGNLKHLRANTHSVQYRIVLGQRLPSQMSGSGKKRQQIDPNTSEADFEDFLNNLYNHSKSAGVNTSADQNSFRSDSRRRKAKRKK